The segment ACACCAATCCTATTGTTTATTTTGGAAAGTGCTCTTCTACCAAATGTGCTGCTGAATTTCTGCTGTCTTTAGGCTGGTGGAATCCTATGTTCCACTGAGTCTGAATGCACCAAATCATGTTATTTACCATCCTGTTTTCTCTGGTTTGTTGTGGAACTTGTGGTTCCTATCAAGTAACCTCCTACCTCTTCCATTCTACACACATTCCTTTCTAAACATAAGCTTACGAAATGGAGCCTTGAAGTTTGATTGCATTCCCTGTTGTATTTTATTCTCTACATTGTTTCAAACTTGGCTGACATTTAATACAGACAGTGAACAGATTCCAACCTTCCACTACTTTGCAATGGCATAATTCCACATGTAAATGACTGCAGTGAGGAAAATGCTTGGTGGTCATGTGTACCTGTGTGTTCTGTACTGACACATCTTTTACCTTTTGGGATCCAAATATGATTtatcaaaaaaaatcaaatagtTGATAATTTTAGATGATAAAGGTTGAAATACTGCTTTTCAGTATTTGTTTACATTATATTAACTCTCTATTTAAGAGTGTGATGGAAAACTTTGAAAGAAGCTCTACGTCCTCAATGTCTTCGATTTTCACTCCACCTACAAAATCTGCTGGCACACCAACACAGCCTGCAAATAATACTGCAAGGATTTCTACCATGAGACCTCTTGCAACAGCATATAAGGCTTCCACTAGTGACTATCAGGTATTTTGAAGGAAATAGGAACATGTGTTTTTGTGTTACCTCCCTTTACCTCTGTGAGGCTGTGCAGACATTAACTTCAACATGATCTTACCTTTTGCTGTCACTTCTTTAATGATGTGGTTCACATACAAGCTCAGTCTGTTCAGtctctaaaataaaaattaaaaaatactaaattAAAGACTTGTCACTTTTCCAGGGATTAAGGGCTTGTTTTGAAGatatttcaaacatattttGTCAAAATATAGTAGCACttaggaaaagaagaaataaattgtTAGTGTAAAAACTATTACCTACATGTTGACTGATTCtctgtattttctctttctgtttttctccctgCCTTCTAGGTGGTTTCTGACAGACAAACTCCTAGGAAAGATGAAAGTATTGTATCTAAAGCAATGGAATATGTTTTTGGCTGGTAATGTACAAGAGGAAGTAACACACTAAGCTGGACAGGGTTTGAACTATGCTACTGGCATTTGTAGTTAGTTGTATAACTACTGGTGGCAGTATTTTATCTTACACAGTACCTGTTATGCCTTCAGTTTATTCAGAAGACATGTAGCCTGCACTTTAAATGATGGTGGTGTACACATGGTTTTACAGACTGAGTAAGTGTAAATAAAAGTGCTTTATCCCTGTTTGTTCTCTGGTGGCATGATtgtgaaaaaaatctgtctcaTTAAGAGAAGTTGTCTGAACTCAGCAGCCTGTCAGTATCCTGAAGGAGAGGTGGGCAGGACTGGAATACATCATTTTATTCAGCCTCTAATCAATGACTGTGCCTTTGGTTGTGTTTAAAGCCAAAGGGGGAGCTGCTGTCTCCAGTGAAACAAAATTTCCTCAGCTGAAAAGTTTTCTAGCAGTGCTGGGAGGTCAGGCTGCTCTTCCCCAGTTCCGTGTTTCAACAGCAGAAGGtttgtgtgtgctctgcccttAAGGCAGCTGAGGGCAGCTTCTGTCTGTGCAAGCTGTGGTGGCTTTGGGATGCATGGAGAGGGCCTCAAggaagtccagaggaggccagcAAGGACCAGGAAGTGGTCCAGGAACTGGAGCATTACACTGATaggctgggagaactgggaatgTTCAGCCTGAAGGTGGCTCGAGGGAGCCCTtcccagtgcctaaaggggctccaagagagctggaaaggAACTTTGGGCAAGAACCTGGAGTAACAGGGGGAATGGCTTCTCACTGCCAGAGGGTGGGtttggatgggatattgggaaacTCCTGTTCCTATTTCTGTGAGCTACAAAATCTAACCAGCTGATATATTCACATTAGATCAAAATCCAGAGGAGGGAAGGTAAAGATGGATTAGTCCAGTTCTAatggcaggtgtccctgcccatagccaGGCAACTGGAACTACACGGTCTTTAAAATACTTTCCAATACAAACTGCTgggggattctgtgattcctagAGCTGAGAGCAAAACTGCAATTGTACTCAAGTTCTCAGCTGCTGAAAAAACATCACAGCATCAAAGGAGCTTTAGGACTCCAGTTTAGCCTTATATAGTCAGCATACCAACTTGCCAATCTCAAATTTAGCATCTTGGTTGTCACTGCAGACTCTGGAATTGGTGTAGTTCCTTATCCCAATATTAGGTAGCCCAAAGGCAGCAGAACAGGCACTGACAGAGCCAGAGGAGCTCTTTCTTGCTGGAGAAAACCACATGTTTAAACTGCAAAAGGGTAGATTTGGGTTAGATGCTCTTGTAAGCACCTTCCAGGACTCTCCTCTGTGCACggagcacttttcatgtctGCTCTGAACAGTCTGGAAAACAGAGCACAACCTGGCTGTGGGAACAGCAAACCCCAAATACAGGAGGAGAAAGAAGccgcagctgttttgcagccatgcccaaggGAGACTGGAAGGGTCTCCTCtctctggtctcacttggttgcGTTTCTGATTGTTTgtgaggcaggagctgtgattGCTCAGTTGTGGGGAGCAGAAATGCAGCCAGgatcccagcactgcctgacagcgctcaGTACAGTGACATTGTCATGTgttgctgcttcatttgcttcaTTTTTAGTACACCCAAAGCTCACTGTAAGTCAGggtggtctctggttctgccctcttcctctccctttGTAGGGAAGGaccactgctgtgctttcaAGGAAGCTATTGTTGAATAACTTCCAGCATTCCAAGCTCCTTTGCCTTCAgcggatgcttgccatggaatccctcacaGCTGGATTCAGAAAATACTGAAGTTGACTTCTAAAATCCAGGGTCTTCGTCCTACTGGTGACATTCAGTGTGCTCAGCAAGACCCTTAGGTCCACAATGTTGTGAAACCAGATTTTCCAGCATGATCTGCCTTGTTTCTCTGCACAAAACGCAGCACAGAAAAGAACAGCAGGATGGGGCCTGTGTGCTCCAGGGCTCAGGTTTGGCTCCACTTCAGCTCCACAAAGATACAAACAAGGTGAAGAAGCTGAAATGTTTATTAATGGCAAGCAAAGCAGAGGGATGAGCTtgggagaaggagaagggaacAAGCAGGGTctgagggctgcaggcagggagcagtAAAGAGGGAAGGCAAGCTCAGGTCTGCCCAGCATCAGCTGTgcttggagctgcagctgctctcctctGATCTCCAGGATGTCTCCTCTTGCATGGGATCTGGTGCTGTCCTGGTTGCGTTGATTCAGATGAATTTAGTGCTGTAGCTCTTTCATCGAACATGACTCGAACGATCAGGTTTGTGTTGGAGGGGCTGTCATCTGTGCtaagggcttgaagggctgaaACAAACAGACCCACAGTCAGAGTGAGGAAACCCCCTGAAGGGACCAGCCCAAccagctcttgccatggcctGGAGAAAGCAGGACACAACAAACATCAGCTAAAAAGTGCTGGCCACAAATCCCTCCAAAGACCTCTCAAATGGCTCTGTGATCTCCGATGCTGCCCCTTGCCCACACAAGGAGcggagccagccccagctggggcagggatcGCAGCTTCTCCTAATAGCTCCCACTGACACCCCGCTGGCCTCACTCACCCTCACAgatgagctgcagctcctccggCTGTCCCCTCATGAGCATCCCGGCAATCCCTAGGAACAGAGAGCCTGCCATGGCCCGCGCCCGGACCCTGATGcagtggggaagggagggacCGAGACCCGGGTTTGTGCCTCACCAATGGACCTgacggccgcctctcgcaggggctcctgtggGCTCTGCAGGTACGGCAGGGCCAGGCGCAGGTGCTCCGTCGCTCggctcctgtcctctgccagctgcagagagcggcggGGCGTGGAGGGAAGGGTTGGTGCGGGccctgcccctcggccgggcgctcACTAGGGCcggcactgctccccctgcccgcacagccctgaagcCCGGCCGGCAGCCGCAGCCGCCGGGCTCGGGACGGGGCACGGGGCCCGGCGAGCCGCGGTGCCGCCCCGCTGCAGAGCCCGGCGGCGTCGGGGCtccggcggcggcaccgggctcggggccagaggagcctggagaagagcccgcccggcccagggaaggaagggagcgGCGTGTGGGGCGCAGGCTGGTGCCCCTGCGcgcagcactgggcaggggccacagctgccagccccacagaccgGGCACCGTGGGCAGGCGGCTTCTCCAGGTTGCACTGGAGATTCCAGGCTCTGCTTACCACACGCTCGGCAAAGCTCCACGGGTCGTCTGTCTTTAGCAGCTGCTTAAGATCCTTCCTCTTCAGGAAGCGCACTGCAgaaagcagcgtttcccgagaggcctgcagagcagcagagacccagagatggcACCGCAGCCCAGGAGGCCGCAGGGCCCGCGTctctgtgcccaggccaggaggaggctggaggccCTGAGGTGCCAGGGTGCGGGGAGAcagctgagccccctgccatggggacaggggcgCCCAGGGGGCCTCACCTGTGCCACACGCCGGTTCTCATCATGGCAATGGAAGAACAGAGGAAGCAGACTCTGGCTCACATgcattttcagggttttttttcccttttccactaCCGATTCCATCACCTTTTGGTAGAGGCGAATTGacagcagctgcacatggctgttgtcctggtggaaaggaaaaaaatcagcactGGATTCTGCAGTCCCTCCTGTGCACAGGCCCAACAATCCACAGGGCACCACAGTtctgggcagcacccagtggCCACGGCTGGGGACGCAGAGCCTTACATTGTCAAAGAGGGGCCGGAGCGCATCAGCCAGTttcggggctgtggggctggatgTTAGGATATCTTTGTTCAGGAGCAAATTTGTGAACACAGAGAGACTCATCTCAACCACCTCTGTGTCTTCATTCTTCAGTAGCTCCACAAGGCATTCAGACAGGCCGCACATTTTTTTGGCCTatgtggaacacaaggctgtgctgtgaatgCATGAAAAGCTTCACCACCAACACTGTTCCAGTGGTGCAACCCCACCTGCCGGCCAGGGAGTGCAGAAGCCAAAGGCCTATCCCAAAGTACTCAGGGAGCTGAACAGcgagcctggagcagctgccacagctgccaaaggccagccaaggccaagggGCTGCTTGCCCCAGTCCCACACTaccagcacagcttcagctgctgcttcctcaCCATCGAGGGGTCCCTGCTGAGGACCACGAGGCCTTTGAGTGCCAGGCGACACCTCTCCATGGACTCGCTGTGCAGGTGCCTCGTCATGATCTCCAGGATGATGTTACCCCATTCATTCAAATCCAGGCAATccaggacctgaaaggcacagagcagggacaggggtgcccggctggcaggagctcagaagtgcacagggctgagcccaggcagcagcacagggcacgggcaccgtgccaggcagctgtgactatgggagggcagggggctggcaggcagctgagctcagcagcgCTGGCCATGGGGCTCACCTCCACGAggaaggccagggcaggcagttcCCAGCGTGGCTCCTCCCGGCTGAGCCGCGTGAGCAGGCGGAGTGCAATGCAGGAACAGAAGGGTAGGGAGACATGGCGCAGTTCCCTGGTGGGGAGAAAAAGGCACCATCACCCTCCATGACTGGCTCAGAGCTGGCTCACACAGGTCTGGGCTTCTCCCAAGCACCTCGAGGGCGCTTTGGGAGGCAGCTGTTCCCgagcaccctcctctcccagccttttccagtctgctcgtCCCTCCCTTGGTGACAAGGCCCAGCCAGCCATGACCACGGGGACTGGGTGGGGTGTTGCAGGCACAGAGGAGAGGGGCGGTGGGGAGAAGgaggtctcacctggccagcagacccactgcatagtggtgggtgtcggCACACAGCAGTGTGTCCCAAGCACACTTGCGTTCCATTGCCATCAGTAAATGCAGACACTGCAGATGGTGGAACAATGCCTTCACAGTGTTCACTACAAAGCTGTGTGCAGAACAAAGCCCAGGTTATGCTGGGACCCCAGGCTTTAGCCCTGGGGACATGGGAGTGACAGAACTGGGGTGGAGCACCTGTTGGGATTGGTGGGAAGGCCATTTTCCTCCTGACATCTCTTCCAGAAAGTGTTTACGTCCTCTGACATCTGCTCTGTAGTGATGAGAActtggcagagcagagccacaaggAGATTGGGGGAATATTCCACAAATGGCTCTGGGCACCAGGGCaggcggagcatctcccaaaTCACCCTGGTTCCCTGCAAAGGATAAACCATCTAGAGACATCACTCAGTACCGAGTGGGAAGACCTGAGCATATGAGGAAGAGGCCAGAGAGACACAGGGGTAGCATCTGGCTAGTGTCCTTAAACCTGCCCCTAAGCCAGATTTCAGcccagtgcctgaggcagggagatgcattgcagtgggggagaggatggagaggcACTGGAGAAGCAACCTGTGTACAAGCAAAAGCCAGTtacagaaactcacagccagggcaaataCATCCTTATTGTCCCCATCAGAGGTGTACATTTTTTGCAGTGGCCAGCCATCCATCACACAAAGCAGTGTTGGCAGCACCTTTTCCACTGTTGTTCCTGATGAGGCTATGGTCTTCCACATGATTGCAGCACCTCTGCAggaccagagctgtgtcaggggTGTCTTAGCCAGAGCACTGTGGCCTGGGCAGCTACAAAGGCCCAGATGACAGAACCACAGTGCCCTGAGGCATAGGGAGGGAACACGTCAGGAGGCTTAGGGGCTGAcaagccagggctgggaaatggAGGGTCCAGTGGCTCCTGGAACTCTCTGCCTGTCTAGCACACCCCATTGGACTGGCTGTCCAGGGTGATGGGTCCTACAGGCTGGTGAGACCTGAGTCCTCAAGGCAGCTGGGCACTGTACCTGTCACATGATGGGGCACAGCGCAGGAGGGTCACTGCGACATCGGTGGGGTGTGCCTCAGTCAGCCGCAGGATGTCCATGAACAGCCTGTCGTCTGGAGACCCGTCGGACGCGAGCTTCTGGTGCATGTTCCTCACAAAGCCTGGCACCTGCAGAAGGCACGGGGAGACTtggagagctgccagagcagtaacttccccagcttccctgcaaagtgcttcccttcccaccacaTTGGGCTGGGCCTGAAAGGCTGAGGAGGCCCAGTGGAACTGGCTTGAGGTGTCACGCAAttcctggggacacccagccctggccacaggCCACTTACTTGACTCGGATTGGAGACAACTCTCTCCCCAAAAAgatccaggctgggagcagcagctatactctgaggggctgtggggccaggctctgctgcaccCTTGGTAAACATGGTGAGCATCTCTTGACACCAAGGGACGTTTGAACACATCTGCAAAACAAGGAACAATAGGGAAGAGAGGGATGATCCATTGAATGCTCCAAGGGTGATGCTCAGCTCAGAAGGTGGAGATGGCTCTCAGTACCTGGCCTACAGAGTGCCAGCAGCTACGGGAAGAGTCTGGCCCTTGTGTCTGGATCTTGGCTGAATCTGGCAAAGAGCAAGGAatgccagagctgaggggctgcaggagaggccagAGAAGACAGACCAGTCCTGTagtccccaggcagggagagccccAGGATGGCCCAGGCTAGCAGggcctccagctccagcccagcagaacctccaggcccagcccctCTTCTGTCCTATTCATGGGCAGgtccagagggaagggatgggatggggcagggccaagctggctgcaggcaccagccctgtggcccagctcttTCACTCACCCCTCTTCAGCAACTGGAACCGCTCCAAGTCAGTACGTTGCTGTGGCAGGACGCCACTAGGGCATTTTTCCACCATCTTGGGTAGGCTGGGAGGTCTCTCTGCCATGTCAATGTCTGGATTTATGGCTCGCTGCAGGAGAGACACCTCAGAaaagctgcaggacagcaaTTGCT is part of the Passer domesticus isolate bPasDom1 chromosome 10, bPasDom1.hap1, whole genome shotgun sequence genome and harbors:
- the LOC135308574 gene encoding maestro heat-like repeat-containing protein family member 6; its protein translation is MAERPPSLPKMVEKCPSGVLPQQRTDLERFQLLKRDSAKIQTQGPDSSRSCWHSVGQMCSNVPWCQEMLTMFTKGAAEPGPTAPQSIAAAPSLDLFGERVVSNPSQVPGFVRNMHQKLASDGSPDDRLFMDILRLTEAHPTDVAVTLLRCAPSCDRGAAIMWKTIASSGTTVEKVLPTLLCVMDGWPLQKMYTSDGDNKDVFALAGTRVIWEMLRLPWCPEPFVEYSPNLLVALLCQVLITTEQMSEDVNTFWKRCQEENGLPTNPNSFVVNTVKALFHHLQCLHLLMAMERKCAWDTLLCADTHHYAVGLLARELRHVSLPFCSCIALRLLTRLSREEPRWELPALAFLVEVLDCLDLNEWGNIILEIMTRHLHSESMERCRLALKGLVVLSRDPSMAKKMCGLSECLVELLKNEDTEVVEMSLSVFTNLLLNKDILTSSPTAPKLADALRPLFDNDNSHVQLLSIRLYQKVMESVVEKGKKTLKMHVSQSLLPLFFHCHDENRRVAQASRETLLSAVRFLKRKDLKQLLKTDDPWSFAERVLAEDRSRATEHLRLALPYLQSPQEPLREAAVRSIGIAGMLMRGQPEELQLICEALQALSTDDSPSNTNLIVRVMFDERATALNSSESTQPGQHQIPCKRRHPGDQRRAAAAPSTADAGQT